The proteins below come from a single Cyanobacteria bacterium GSL.Bin1 genomic window:
- a CDS encoding metal ABC transporter ATPase yields the protein MTTTTANNDLNNVSPEDAASQVGSFLREHGEVETILPVVIGLFVTSRFQLRGANALLVNLLVASVVRQVFTQLKEQAPQLTAETESSPQKEETTDGEMNLQGYAIAHAVPGRVRLRMPQLAIDNEFAQALEEALNADEYVTQVRINRAAASIAIHYKNQGLSEWELGLRLMSLINTVQQEQQSAEALTQ from the coding sequence ATGACCACAACCACAGCCAATAACGACTTGAATAATGTTTCTCCAGAAGATGCTGCTTCTCAAGTCGGGTCATTTTTAAGAGAACATGGCGAAGTGGAAACGATTCTGCCGGTCGTGATTGGATTATTTGTGACCAGTCGTTTTCAACTGCGCGGGGCAAATGCGTTATTAGTGAACTTGTTAGTTGCCAGTGTCGTGCGTCAAGTCTTTACGCAACTGAAAGAACAAGCGCCACAACTGACTGCAGAAACTGAATCGTCTCCGCAAAAAGAAGAAACCACGGATGGAGAAATGAATCTGCAAGGTTACGCGATCGCGCACGCGGTTCCAGGACGAGTGCGGTTACGGATGCCTCAACTGGCGATTGATAACGAGTTTGCTCAGGCGTTAGAAGAGGCGCTTAATGCAGACGAATATGTCACCCAGGTGCGGATTAATCGGGCGGCTGCTTCCATTGCCATTCATTATAAAAATCAAGGGCTTTCAGAATGGGAGTTAGGACTGCGTTTAATGAGCCTGATCAATACAGTTCAACAAGAACAACAATCTGCCGAAGCACTCACGCAATAA